The proteins below are encoded in one region of Kineosporia corallincola:
- a CDS encoding FAD-dependent monooxygenase — MQFHDSGYVSGDPRVRPAAPTHRPSSLPGTVDVLIVGAGPAGMTAFAQLAEFPGISTRLIERRPGRLEIGQADGLQARSVETFQAFGFADRLIEEAYRICSMAFWRPDPQRPAEIVRTGLVPDDPSGISEFPHLILNQARVLDYFAESARHSPTRAVPDYGVEFTGLEVTPDGVLVRVRDQGVARTVRARYVLGCDGARSQVREAIGRRLVGQAAMHAWGVMDVLADTDFPDFRTKCAIQSHDGGNILLIPREGGYLTRFYVDLGEVPEDDAGTVRTTPLEQIVARANRILHPYRVEVRNVPWWSVYEVGHRLTDRFDDAESAPRVFITGDACHTHSAKAGQGMNVSIQDGWNIAWKIAHVLDGRARPELLETYSAERQVVARNLIAFDREWSTLMATPAGQMPEPGRLEDFYVKTFEFPAGFMTHYEPSILTAEPVWQHLATGYPIGRRFRSALVHRVSDTTPVHLGHHARADGRWRVYVFADASLPGGGAAHRLGAWLTDDPDSPVRAHEAWFDAKVIYQQHFGEISFHRAPAVFRPRSGPFRLTDWERVHATGEQHDIFTERGISREGAIVVVRPDQYVANVLPLTAHAELAAFFAGVLA, encoded by the coding sequence ATGCAGTTCCACGACAGCGGTTACGTGTCCGGGGATCCCCGCGTGCGACCGGCCGCGCCCACGCACCGGCCGTCGTCACTGCCCGGCACCGTCGACGTGCTGATCGTCGGCGCGGGACCGGCCGGGATGACGGCCTTCGCCCAGCTCGCCGAGTTCCCCGGCATCAGCACCCGCCTGATCGAACGCCGGCCCGGGCGGCTGGAGATCGGCCAGGCCGACGGCCTCCAGGCGCGCAGCGTCGAGACGTTCCAGGCCTTCGGCTTCGCGGACCGGCTGATCGAGGAGGCCTACCGGATTTGTTCCATGGCCTTCTGGCGGCCCGATCCGCAGCGCCCGGCCGAGATAGTGCGCACCGGGCTGGTTCCCGACGACCCGTCCGGGATCAGCGAGTTCCCGCACCTGATCCTGAACCAGGCCCGGGTGCTGGACTACTTCGCCGAGTCCGCCCGGCACTCCCCCACCCGCGCCGTGCCGGACTACGGCGTCGAGTTCACCGGGCTGGAGGTCACGCCCGACGGTGTGCTGGTGCGGGTGCGCGACCAGGGCGTCGCCCGGACGGTCCGGGCGAGGTACGTGCTGGGCTGCGACGGTGCGCGCAGCCAGGTGCGCGAGGCGATCGGCCGCAGGCTGGTGGGCCAGGCCGCGATGCACGCCTGGGGTGTGATGGATGTGCTGGCCGACACCGACTTTCCCGACTTCCGCACCAAGTGCGCGATCCAGTCCCACGACGGCGGCAACATTCTGCTGATCCCGAGGGAGGGCGGTTATCTCACCCGGTTCTACGTCGACCTGGGTGAGGTGCCGGAGGACGACGCCGGCACGGTACGCACCACCCCGCTGGAGCAGATCGTGGCGCGGGCCAACCGCATCCTGCACCCGTACCGGGTGGAGGTGAGGAACGTGCCGTGGTGGAGCGTGTACGAGGTCGGGCACCGGCTCACCGACCGGTTCGACGACGCCGAGAGCGCACCGAGGGTGTTCATCACCGGCGACGCCTGCCACACGCACAGCGCGAAAGCCGGTCAGGGCATGAATGTCTCGATCCAGGACGGGTGGAACATCGCCTGGAAGATCGCCCATGTGCTGGACGGCCGGGCCCGGCCGGAGCTGCTGGAGACCTACTCGGCGGAGCGGCAGGTGGTGGCGCGGAACCTGATCGCCTTCGACAGGGAGTGGTCCACGCTGATGGCCACCCCGGCCGGGCAGATGCCCGAGCCCGGCCGTCTGGAGGACTTCTACGTGAAGACCTTCGAGTTCCCGGCCGGTTTCATGACGCACTACGAGCCCTCGATACTGACGGCCGAACCGGTGTGGCAGCACCTGGCCACCGGCTACCCGATCGGCCGGCGCTTCAGGTCCGCGCTCGTGCACCGGGTCAGCGACACCACGCCGGTGCACCTGGGTCACCACGCCCGGGCGGACGGGCGCTGGCGCGTCTACGTTTTCGCGGACGCCTCGCTGCCGGGCGGCGGGGCCGCCCACCGGCTGGGCGCCTGGCTCACGGACGACCCGGACTCGCCGGTGCGGGCGCACGAGGCCTGGTTCGACGCGAAAGTGATCTACCAGCAGCACTTCGGCGAGATCTCCTTTCACCGGGCGCCCGCGGTGTTCCGGCCCCGCAGCGGCCCGTTCCGGCTCACCGACTGGGAGAGGGTGCACGCCACCGGCGAGCAGCACGACATCTTCACCGAACGCGGCATCAGCCGCGAGGGCGCGATCGTGGTGGTCCGGCCGGACCAGTACGTGGCGAACGTGCTGCCGCTGACCGCCCACGCCGAGCTGGCCGCCTTCTTCGCCGGCGTCCTGGCCTGA
- the hpaH gene encoding 2-oxo-hept-4-ene-1,7-dioate hydratase has translation MLAPQTVEAIAEELLLADRDRTTVALLTARHPGMTVEDAYAVQAAWARRRSAAGHRVIGHKIGLTSKAMQAATGITEPDYGVIFEDQVYENGSSVPFSRYSNVRIEVELAFVLDRPLTGESVTLFDVLDATRYIVPALEILNSHIELAGRTVVDTISDNAALGAMVLGGRPVRVDAVDLRRVGALLYRNQTVEETGLAAGVLNHPANGVAWLARKLAGHGTGLEAGEIVLAGSFTRPVRVERGDTVHADYADLGAITCRFE, from the coding sequence GTGCTCGCACCGCAGACCGTCGAGGCGATCGCCGAGGAACTGCTGCTCGCCGACCGCGACCGCACGACGGTCGCGCTGCTCACCGCCCGCCACCCGGGCATGACGGTGGAGGACGCGTACGCCGTTCAGGCCGCCTGGGCCCGGCGCCGGTCCGCGGCCGGGCACCGGGTGATCGGCCACAAGATCGGGCTGACCTCGAAGGCCATGCAGGCCGCCACCGGCATCACCGAACCCGACTACGGGGTGATCTTCGAGGACCAGGTGTACGAGAACGGTTCCTCGGTGCCGTTCTCCCGGTACAGCAACGTGCGGATCGAGGTGGAGCTGGCCTTCGTGCTCGACCGTCCGCTGACCGGCGAGAGCGTCACGCTGTTCGACGTTCTGGACGCCACACGGTACATCGTTCCGGCTCTGGAGATCCTGAACTCGCACATCGAGCTGGCCGGCCGCACCGTGGTCGACACGATCAGCGACAACGCGGCGCTGGGGGCGATGGTGCTCGGCGGGCGGCCGGTCCGGGTGGACGCCGTGGACCTGCGGCGGGTCGGGGCACTGCTGTACCGCAACCAGACCGTCGAGGAAACCGGCCTGGCGGCAGGCGTTCTCAATCATCCGGCCAACGGGGTGGCCTGGCTGGCCCGCAAGCTGGCCGGGCACGGCACCGGTCTGGAGGCCGGGGAGATCGTCCTGGCCGGATCGTTCACCCGCCCGGTCCGGGTGGAGCGGGGCGACACCGTGCACGCCGACTACGCAGACCTGGGAGCGATCACATGCCGTTTCGAGTAG
- a CDS encoding HpcH/HpaI aldolase family protein, translated as MPFRVELPPTFAERLDRADRALIGMWVCSASPLVAEICAGSGLDWLLIDAEHSPNELGSILAQLHAVGPKPTLVRPPSGDPVLIKQYLDLGAQNLLIPMIDTPDQAAAVARAVAYPPEGIRGMGGALARGARWNRAGDYLTRARDTISLFVQIESAEAVANVEAIAGTPGVDGIFVGPADLSASLGLLGQQDRPEVIEAVETCVAAARRLGVKVGLNAFDPALARRYLAAGADFVLVGADVQLLARGSDALAATFIGENR; from the coding sequence ATGCCGTTTCGAGTAGAGCTTCCGCCCACCTTCGCCGAGCGTCTCGACCGGGCCGACCGCGCCCTGATCGGCATGTGGGTGTGCAGCGCCAGCCCGCTGGTGGCGGAGATCTGCGCGGGCAGCGGCCTGGACTGGCTGCTGATCGATGCCGAGCACAGCCCGAACGAGCTCGGCTCGATCCTGGCTCAGCTGCACGCCGTCGGCCCGAAACCCACTCTGGTGCGGCCACCTTCCGGGGATCCGGTGCTGATCAAGCAGTACCTCGACCTCGGGGCGCAGAACCTGCTGATCCCGATGATCGACACACCGGACCAGGCGGCCGCGGTGGCCCGGGCGGTGGCCTACCCGCCCGAGGGCATCCGCGGCATGGGTGGGGCCCTGGCGCGCGGCGCCCGGTGGAACCGGGCCGGGGACTACCTGACCCGGGCCCGTGACACGATCTCGCTGTTCGTCCAGATCGAGAGCGCCGAGGCCGTCGCGAATGTCGAGGCGATCGCCGGGACACCGGGTGTGGACGGGATCTTCGTCGGCCCGGCCGACCTGTCCGCCTCGCTCGGGCTGCTCGGGCAGCAGGACCGTCCCGAGGTGATCGAGGCCGTCGAGACCTGTGTCGCGGCGGCCCGCCGGCTCGGGGTGAAGGTGGGCCTCAACGCCTTCGACCCCGCCCTGGCCCGCCGATACCTCGCCGCCGGGGCGGACTTCGTCCTGGTCGGCGCCGACGTGCAGTTGCTCGCCCGGGGCAGCGACGCCCTCGCCGCCACGTTCATCGGGGAGAACCGGTGA
- a CDS encoding fumarylacetoacetate hydrolase family protein — MNLPTRPGKIVAVHLNYPSRVAQRGRRPAVPSYFLKPPSSVAASGEAIERPHGAELLAYEGEVALIIGRTARRVTPEQGWAAVGGVTAANDWGVYDLRAADRGSNLRSKGGDGFTPLGPSVLPAAGLDPQRLRVRTWVNGELTQDDTTAELLFPFGVLIADLSQLITLEPGDVVLTGTPAGSSVAVPGDTVEVEVDVPGGPSSGRLVTRVTESPLPFADFGAKPLVDDEQRVQAWGSAAAAGIGPVLTDELRGLLDGVAVATLSSELRRRGHPDATFDGVHPLSPGTRMTGTARTLRLIAHRPDLFESHGSGYNAQKRVFDSLGPGEVLVIEARGDATAGTLGDVLALRARTLGAAGVVTDGAVRDASATAGLGLPVFARAAHPSVLGRRHVPWEVDATITCGGTAVQPGDVVVGDDDGVVVIPPQLLDEVVRAAAAQEAQDAWVAARIAEGHPVDGLFPPNAAWLARYRSALPPDL, encoded by the coding sequence GTGAACCTCCCGACCAGGCCGGGCAAGATCGTCGCCGTGCACCTGAACTACCCATCCCGGGTCGCGCAGCGCGGTCGCAGGCCCGCGGTCCCGTCGTACTTCCTCAAACCGCCCTCGTCCGTGGCGGCCTCGGGCGAGGCCATCGAACGCCCGCACGGCGCCGAGCTTCTGGCGTACGAGGGTGAGGTGGCCCTGATCATCGGCCGCACCGCGCGGCGGGTCACCCCGGAGCAGGGCTGGGCCGCCGTCGGGGGTGTCACGGCCGCGAACGACTGGGGCGTCTACGATCTGCGCGCCGCCGACCGGGGATCGAACCTGCGCAGCAAGGGCGGTGACGGCTTCACACCGCTGGGCCCCTCGGTGCTCCCGGCGGCCGGGCTCGACCCGCAGCGGCTGCGCGTGCGCACCTGGGTCAACGGGGAGCTCACCCAGGACGACACCACCGCCGAACTGCTCTTCCCGTTCGGCGTGCTGATCGCCGACCTGTCCCAGCTGATCACCCTGGAACCCGGGGACGTCGTGCTCACCGGCACACCGGCCGGCTCGTCGGTCGCGGTGCCGGGTGACACCGTCGAGGTCGAGGTGGACGTTCCCGGCGGCCCCTCCAGCGGGCGCCTGGTCACCCGGGTGACCGAGAGCCCTCTGCCCTTCGCGGATTTCGGGGCGAAACCCCTGGTGGACGACGAACAGCGGGTGCAGGCCTGGGGTTCGGCCGCGGCGGCCGGGATCGGGCCGGTCCTGACCGACGAACTGCGCGGCCTGCTCGACGGGGTCGCCGTCGCCACGCTCAGTTCCGAGCTGCGCCGGCGCGGGCACCCGGACGCCACCTTCGACGGGGTGCACCCTCTCTCCCCCGGCACCCGGATGACCGGCACCGCCCGCACCCTGCGCCTGATCGCCCACCGGCCCGACCTGTTCGAGAGCCACGGCAGCGGGTACAACGCCCAGAAAAGGGTTTTCGACTCGCTGGGGCCCGGTGAGGTGCTGGTGATCGAGGCCCGCGGCGACGCCACCGCGGGCACCCTCGGCGACGTGCTGGCGCTGCGGGCCCGCACGCTCGGGGCGGCCGGCGTGGTCACGGACGGGGCGGTGCGCGACGCCTCCGCCACGGCCGGGCTCGGGCTGCCGGTGTTCGCCCGGGCCGCCCACCCCTCGGTGCTCGGGCGCCGTCACGTGCCCTGGGAGGTGGACGCCACGATCACCTGCGGCGGCACCGCCGTGCAGCCCGGCGACGTGGTGGTCGGTGACGACGACGGCGTGGTGGTGATCCCCCCGCAGCTGCTCGACGAGGTGGTGCGGGCCGCGGCCGCGCAGGAGGCCCAGGACGCCTGGGTGGCCGCCCGCATCGCCGAGGGTCACCCGGTCGACGGCCTGTTCCCGCCGAACGCCGCATGGCTGGCCCGATACCGGTCCGCCCTCCCACCCGACCTCTGA